One window of Chlamydia sp. 04-14 genomic DNA carries:
- the secD gene encoding protein translocase subunit SecD — protein sequence MKQRFGRNLSIIVFVFGLALYYVLPTCLYYSRPLNKKVDEKEAQQIVRRLTNQVSEVRSDIIPRVSSVLSALKLRGHITQHPSIPGVVNVHFKDNADAYVFLENMVYGEPTVPIKSSRLYVLGYERKENSIVQVTGSLTTALTENDFSFVPYNREDAESGKETLNVVSSLIALAPAGSCSCGYTSIWNTASKDRVVQLANNLSLGLEILPKSRTPALLNYFFSSEKDYSSFLSRLESLSTDSDLPQQQQSIFRDVYHNLKTRSQRWKKTSTRIVDNSLDCSAVSPFFSSVEFLSKERKIVFYLDPHVLTKREELSVEQRLDFDSWLAKEKQRLAHKFQKPIQESSQGFSFNLSDKDASGKIILHGQRIYQGMVEHLATLALNRPPATSCDLIRENFPIHCRLPKESDTFGCFIFSPEKSCSHFSKGSVYVVLKGLRSIAAKYEKSKVEDAKIFDKDLQNLYNCFAHTDVVPWSIGEDEVLEVRDPLQRFFDVWSEDFVVTNEGETASLEVRDIRDRLETLNRIEKHRQEEWVRWHEQYQQSSCSMDNQQRIRAAVPHRSAFIENLKLNLRKYSRGDSVLRLGIDFVGGKQIRLAFKDHQGKQLTDKEGILKVSDELYARLNKLGVAEVEIRREGDNVHLCVPGSTKISSEEILGTSQMTFHVVNEKFSHYSTLRYEVQRFLDYLWFTAQNQETTSPEAINRLASRIFNDQEIHLPTSVKEAITKLQQEGLAFPEVDEEISSSHLDTTYSMIAIEKDVEGKANPLMIVFRNYALDGASLKNIRPEFAVGEGYILNFSVKDTAIAQRVHDISPTESFHAWTAAYCQEGVSGTTNSQYSSGRGWRMAVVLDGYVISDPVLNAPLKDHASVSGKFSHREVNRLATDLKSGSMSFVPEVLSEEVISPELGKQQRTQGIISICLGLAVLIILMSVYYKFGGVIASGAVILNLLLIWAALQYLDAPLTLTGLAGIVLAMGMAVDANVLVFERIREEYLLSRSLAQSVEAGYKKAFSAIFDSNLTTVLASLLLLVLDTGPIKGFALTLILGIFSSMFTALFMTKFFFMVWMSKTQETQLHMMNKFIGIKHDFLKECKRLWVVSGSVIVLGCIALCFGAWNSVLGMDFKGGYAFTLNMSDQDTVDLAQFRNKLGDKFKQVGLSPRDFKIKTFDSSEKIKIYFSQNALTRVQTPEKQVSETLDPNLSIVMSILSDTGIDVSSDNFRDTQNFWLKVSGQFSSKMRRQAFIALIGALCIILLYVSLRFEWRYAFSAICALVHDLVATCAVLVATHFFLQKIQIDLQAVGALMTVLGYSLNNTLIIFDRIREDRQEKLFTPMPILINDALQKTLGRTVMTTATTLSVLLILLFVGGGSIFNFAFIMTIGILLGTLSSLYIAPPLLLFMVRKEERSRHS from the coding sequence ATGAAACAGAGATTTGGACGCAATTTAAGTATAATTGTTTTTGTTTTTGGATTGGCTCTGTACTATGTGTTGCCCACATGTCTTTATTACTCTCGACCATTAAATAAGAAAGTTGATGAGAAAGAGGCACAACAGATTGTTCGTAGATTAACGAATCAAGTTTCAGAAGTGCGTAGTGATATTATTCCTAGAGTTTCTTCAGTTCTTTCCGCATTAAAATTACGAGGACATATTACACAGCACCCCAGCATCCCAGGGGTAGTGAATGTTCATTTCAAAGATAATGCGGATGCTTATGTTTTTCTTGAAAATATGGTTTATGGTGAACCTACGGTCCCCATAAAATCGTCACGCTTGTATGTCCTAGGATACGAAAGAAAAGAGAATAGTATTGTCCAAGTCACTGGATCTTTGACTACCGCATTAACAGAAAATGATTTTTCTTTTGTCCCGTATAATAGAGAGGATGCTGAATCAGGGAAAGAAACCTTGAATGTTGTTTCATCTTTGATTGCTCTAGCCCCCGCTGGTTCATGTTCCTGCGGTTACACCTCGATTTGGAATACAGCATCTAAGGATAGAGTAGTCCAATTAGCTAACAACCTTTCATTGGGTTTGGAAATTCTTCCTAAATCAAGAACGCCGGCTCTACTTAATTACTTCTTCTCTTCAGAAAAAGATTACTCCTCATTTTTATCACGGTTAGAAAGTTTATCTACAGACTCTGATCTTCCCCAGCAGCAGCAGTCTATTTTTCGAGATGTATATCATAATTTAAAAACGAGGTCTCAAAGATGGAAAAAAACTTCTACACGTATTGTAGATAATTCTTTAGACTGTAGTGCAGTATCTCCATTCTTTTCTTCGGTAGAATTTCTCTCTAAGGAAAGAAAAATAGTGTTCTATCTCGATCCCCATGTGCTTACTAAACGTGAAGAATTATCCGTAGAACAACGTCTGGATTTTGATTCATGGCTGGCTAAAGAAAAACAAAGACTGGCACATAAATTCCAAAAACCTATTCAAGAATCTTCTCAAGGATTTTCATTTAATCTAAGTGATAAAGATGCCAGTGGAAAAATTATTTTGCACGGGCAGCGTATCTATCAGGGAATGGTTGAACATCTAGCTACGTTGGCATTGAATAGACCTCCAGCAACATCATGCGATCTTATACGAGAGAATTTTCCTATACATTGTCGTTTGCCCAAAGAAAGCGATACGTTTGGTTGTTTTATTTTCTCCCCAGAGAAGAGTTGTTCTCACTTTTCTAAAGGATCTGTTTATGTAGTTTTGAAAGGATTACGCTCCATTGCAGCGAAATATGAGAAAAGCAAAGTAGAAGATGCTAAGATTTTCGATAAGGATCTACAAAATTTATATAATTGTTTTGCTCACACAGATGTAGTTCCATGGAGTATCGGAGAAGATGAAGTTTTAGAAGTCAGAGATCCTCTACAGAGATTTTTTGATGTTTGGAGCGAGGACTTTGTTGTTACTAACGAAGGTGAAACTGCTAGTCTTGAAGTTCGCGATATACGAGATCGTTTAGAAACGTTGAACCGCATTGAAAAGCATCGTCAAGAAGAGTGGGTGCGTTGGCATGAACAATACCAGCAATCCAGTTGTTCTATGGATAATCAACAGCGTATACGCGCTGCCGTGCCTCATCGGAGTGCTTTTATTGAAAATCTCAAACTCAATTTGCGAAAATACTCTCGTGGAGACAGTGTTTTACGCTTGGGGATTGATTTTGTCGGAGGAAAACAGATTCGCTTAGCTTTTAAAGATCATCAAGGAAAGCAATTAACGGATAAGGAAGGAATCCTTAAAGTTTCCGATGAACTTTATGCTCGTTTAAATAAATTGGGTGTTGCAGAAGTCGAGATACGCAGAGAAGGAGATAACGTACATCTATGTGTTCCTGGATCCACTAAAATTTCTTCTGAAGAGATTTTAGGGACTTCTCAAATGACTTTTCATGTAGTGAATGAGAAATTTTCTCATTATTCTACATTGCGTTATGAAGTACAAAGGTTTTTAGATTATCTGTGGTTCACAGCACAAAATCAAGAGACCACATCTCCGGAAGCTATTAATAGGTTGGCAAGTCGCATCTTTAATGATCAAGAAATTCATTTGCCTACTAGTGTTAAAGAAGCAATCACAAAATTACAACAAGAAGGTCTAGCTTTCCCTGAAGTTGATGAAGAGATTTCCTCCTCTCACTTAGACACAACGTATTCAATGATCGCTATTGAAAAAGATGTTGAAGGCAAAGCAAATCCTTTGATGATTGTTTTCCGTAACTATGCTTTAGATGGAGCTTCTTTAAAAAATATCCGTCCGGAATTTGCTGTGGGGGAAGGCTATATCTTAAACTTCTCAGTAAAAGATACTGCAATAGCTCAAAGAGTTCATGATATTTCCCCGACAGAAAGTTTTCATGCCTGGACCGCTGCTTATTGTCAGGAAGGAGTAAGTGGAACAACTAATAGCCAATATTCTTCTGGAAGAGGCTGGAGAATGGCTGTAGTTCTTGATGGCTATGTGATCAGTGATCCTGTATTAAACGCTCCTTTAAAAGATCACGCTAGTGTTTCTGGGAAATTTTCTCATCGCGAAGTAAATCGCTTGGCTACTGATTTAAAATCAGGATCTATGTCATTTGTTCCTGAAGTTTTGAGCGAAGAAGTTATTTCTCCTGAATTAGGCAAACAACAACGTACACAAGGGATCATTTCTATATGTTTAGGCCTCGCTGTCTTGATAATTTTGATGAGTGTCTATTACAAATTCGGTGGTGTTATTGCTTCAGGAGCTGTGATTCTAAATCTTCTATTAATTTGGGCAGCTCTACAGTATCTTGATGCTCCATTAACTCTTACAGGGTTAGCAGGAATTGTACTGGCTATGGGAATGGCTGTGGATGCTAATGTACTTGTATTCGAGAGAATTCGCGAGGAGTATTTATTATCTCGAAGTCTTGCTCAATCTGTAGAAGCTGGGTATAAAAAAGCTTTTAGCGCTATTTTTGATTCTAATCTGACCACAGTGTTAGCTTCGCTACTCCTTCTGGTTTTAGATACGGGGCCAATTAAGGGATTTGCTCTTACTTTAATTCTTGGAATTTTCTCTTCGATGTTTACTGCTTTATTCATGACGAAATTTTTCTTCATGGTATGGATGAGTAAGACTCAAGAAACTCAGTTGCATATGATGAATAAATTCATCGGTATTAAACATGATTTTTTGAAAGAGTGTAAAAGACTTTGGGTGGTATCAGGAAGTGTTATTGTTTTAGGATGTATTGCTTTATGTTTCGGAGCATGGAATTCTGTTTTGGGCATGGATTTTAAGGGTGGCTATGCTTTCACCTTGAATATGTCGGACCAGGATACTGTAGATCTTGCTCAATTTCGCAATAAATTAGGGGATAAATTCAAGCAAGTAGGCTTGTCTCCTAGGGATTTTAAAATTAAGACTTTTGATTCTTCCGAGAAGATCAAAATATACTTCAGTCAGAATGCGTTAACTCGAGTACAAACTCCTGAGAAACAAGTATCCGAAACTCTTGATCCTAATTTATCGATAGTCATGAGCATACTCTCTGATACGGGAATAGATGTATCTTCTGATAATTTTAGAGATACACAGAATTTCTGGCTTAAAGTTAGTGGTCAATTCTCTAGCAAGATGCGTCGGCAAGCTTTTATAGCATTGATTGGGGCCTTATGCATCATCTTACTTTACGTAAGCTTGCGTTTCGAATGGCGTTACGCATTCAGTGCTATCTGTGCACTGGTTCATGATCTTGTTGCTACTTGTGCGGTATTAGTAGCTACACATTTCTTTTTACAAAAGATACAGATTGATTTACAAGCAGTTGGCGCTTTGATGACAGTTTTAGGGTATTCATTAAATAATACTCTAATCATATTCGATCGTATTCGTGAAGATCGTCAGGAAAAATTATTTACTCCAATGCCGATTCTAATTAACGACGCACTGCAAAAAACTTTAGGAAGAACAGTAATGACCACAGCGACAACACTATCAGTATTATTAATTTTACTGTTTGTTGGTGGCGGGTCAATCTTTAACTTTGCTTTCATCATGACAATAGGTATTCTCTTGGGTACACTATCATCTCTATACATAGCACCACCTCTTCTTCTATTCATGGTTCGTAAAGAGGAAAGAAGCAGGCATAGCTAA